From Bacillus sp. FSL K6-3431, the proteins below share one genomic window:
- the ptsG gene encoding glucose-specific PTS transporter subunit IIBC, whose amino-acid sequence MNSFFEKAQQFGKSFMLPIAVLPAAGLLLGIGGALSNPNTVKAYPFLDVAWLQSIFTIMSSAGNVIFANLALLFAIGVSVGLAKSDKGTAGLAGMLGFLVMNSTISALLSIMGILNTEDPASAGQGLVLGIHTLETGVFGGVMVGILVALLHNRYNKKELPAFLGFFSGSRFVPIISSFAAIFLGVLMFLVWPFIQAGIFKMGGLVETTGYIGTFIYGFVLRLLGPFGLHHIFYMPFWTTSLGGSLIVDGQLIEGTQRIFFAQLADPTIEKFYSGTSRFMSGRFITMMFGLIGATYAIYRTAKPKNKKIVAGLMGSAALTSFLTGITEPIEFSFLFIAPVLYVVHAFLDGLAFMMAHIFQITIGQTFSGGFIDFVLFGILQGNAKTNWIMVPIIGIPWFFVYYFLFTFLIKKFNFKTPGREDEELTKATTAENSSERAQTIITALGGADNLTNVDCCATRLRVSVNDADKVDEALLKETGAKGVVMKGKGVQVIYGPHVTIIKNEITEIVGE is encoded by the coding sequence ATGAATAGTTTCTTCGAGAAAGCGCAACAGTTTGGTAAATCATTTATGTTACCCATTGCTGTTTTGCCAGCAGCAGGTTTACTTTTGGGAATTGGCGGCGCTTTATCTAACCCTAATACAGTTAAGGCATATCCATTCTTGGACGTGGCATGGCTTCAATCCATCTTTACCATTATGTCCAGTGCTGGGAATGTCATTTTCGCTAACCTTGCATTACTATTTGCAATAGGTGTATCAGTTGGTTTAGCAAAAAGTGATAAGGGAACTGCTGGGCTTGCAGGTATGCTTGGTTTCCTAGTTATGAATTCGACGATCTCTGCATTATTATCTATCATGGGAATTCTTAATACAGAAGATCCTGCATCTGCTGGGCAAGGTTTAGTACTGGGTATTCACACTTTAGAAACAGGCGTCTTCGGCGGTGTAATGGTTGGGATTTTAGTTGCATTACTCCATAATCGGTATAATAAAAAAGAACTTCCTGCCTTTTTAGGTTTCTTTAGTGGATCACGTTTTGTTCCGATTATTTCTTCATTCGCAGCTATTTTTCTAGGAGTGCTTATGTTCCTAGTTTGGCCATTTATTCAAGCCGGGATTTTTAAAATGGGCGGATTAGTAGAAACTACTGGGTATATTGGGACCTTTATTTATGGATTCGTGTTACGTTTACTAGGTCCATTCGGTCTTCATCATATATTTTATATGCCTTTTTGGACTACTAGCTTAGGTGGTTCACTCATTGTTGATGGACAGCTAATTGAAGGAACACAGCGGATTTTCTTTGCACAACTTGCTGATCCTACGATTGAAAAGTTTTATAGTGGCACTTCACGTTTTATGTCTGGACGTTTTATTACAATGATGTTTGGTCTTATTGGCGCGACATATGCCATTTATCGTACAGCAAAACCGAAAAACAAAAAGATAGTTGCAGGTTTGATGGGATCAGCTGCATTAACATCATTTTTAACAGGAATTACAGAACCAATTGAATTCTCATTCTTGTTTATCGCTCCCGTACTTTATGTTGTACATGCATTCTTAGATGGACTAGCCTTTATGATGGCTCATATCTTCCAAATTACAATTGGTCAAACGTTTTCGGGAGGATTTATCGACTTTGTCCTATTTGGAATTTTACAAGGAAATGCGAAAACAAACTGGATAATGGTTCCAATTATTGGTATTCCATGGTTCTTTGTCTACTACTTCCTATTTACATTCTTAATTAAAAAATTCAATTTCAAAACACCTGGCCGGGAAGATGAAGAATTAACAAAAGCAACAACAGCGGAAAATTCAAGCGAAAGAGCACAAACAATTATTACTGCATTAGGTGGCGCTGACAACTTAACAAATGTTGATTGCTGTGCTACTCGTTTGCGTGTTAGTGTCAATGATGCTGATAAAGTAGATGAAGCATTATTGAAAGAAACAGGAGCAAAAGGTGTCGTAATGAAAGGTAAAGGTGTCCAAGTCATTTATGGACCACATGTAACAATTATTAAAAACGAAATCACAGAAATAGTGGGTGAATAA
- the rlmD gene encoding 23S rRNA (uracil(1939)-C(5))-methyltransferase RlmD, translated as MSKIQAPINKNDYIDVIFEDLTHDGNGVAKVDGYPLFVANGLPGEKAKVKVTKLNKGYGFGRLMEIYEESEYRVEPPCPIYSQCGGCQLQHLSYEGQLLAKEKQVRDVMQRIGKLDNVKIHPTLGMEDPWRYRNKAQVPIGEREGGLIGGFYQQRSHDIIDMEECLIQFEQNDVVLQKVKEICGKYGVRAYNEQANKGTLRHVMVRYGKVTGEIMVVLITRTPDLQNQKKIIEEITAAIPGIKSIVQNVNKKRTNVIFGEQTKVLWGEEVIYDYIGDIKFAISARSFFQVNPEQTKVLYDKALEYAGLSGNENVIDAYCGIGTISLFLAKKAKNVYGVEIVPEAIEDARKNAELNGITNAEFAVGEAEVVIPNWYKQGNKADVLVVDPPRKGCDQALLDTIINMKPEKVVYVSCNPATLARDLRILEDGGYQTVEVQPVDMFPMTTHVECVSLLQRKTI; from the coding sequence ATGAGTAAAATTCAAGCACCGATTAATAAAAATGATTATATAGATGTAATTTTTGAAGACTTAACACATGACGGTAATGGCGTAGCAAAAGTGGATGGCTATCCTTTGTTTGTTGCCAATGGGTTACCAGGAGAAAAGGCAAAAGTGAAAGTTACGAAGTTGAATAAAGGATACGGGTTTGGCCGTTTGATGGAGATATATGAAGAAAGTGAATATCGTGTGGAACCGCCTTGTCCTATATATTCACAATGCGGTGGCTGTCAGCTTCAGCATTTGAGCTATGAGGGACAATTACTCGCTAAAGAAAAGCAGGTACGGGATGTAATGCAACGGATTGGAAAATTGGATAATGTAAAAATTCATCCGACGCTAGGTATGGAAGATCCATGGCGTTACCGAAATAAAGCACAAGTTCCCATTGGAGAACGAGAAGGCGGTTTAATTGGCGGCTTTTATCAACAACGTTCACATGACATTATCGATATGGAGGAGTGTCTGATCCAATTCGAACAAAATGATGTCGTATTACAAAAAGTAAAAGAAATTTGCGGGAAATATGGTGTCAGAGCATACAATGAACAGGCCAATAAAGGAACGCTTCGCCATGTGATGGTTCGGTACGGAAAAGTAACAGGTGAAATCATGGTTGTTTTGATTACACGTACACCAGATTTGCAGAATCAGAAAAAGATCATTGAAGAAATTACGGCAGCGATTCCTGGTATTAAATCAATCGTGCAAAACGTAAATAAAAAACGTACGAATGTTATTTTTGGCGAGCAAACGAAAGTACTTTGGGGAGAAGAGGTTATCTATGACTATATCGGTGACATTAAATTTGCCATATCAGCTCGATCCTTTTTTCAAGTAAATCCCGAGCAAACGAAGGTTCTCTATGACAAAGCCCTGGAATATGCCGGCTTAAGCGGAAATGAAAATGTCATTGATGCATACTGTGGAATTGGAACCATTTCACTTTTCCTAGCAAAAAAAGCTAAGAACGTATATGGAGTCGAAATCGTTCCCGAAGCAATAGAAGATGCAAGAAAAAATGCAGAACTAAACGGCATCACAAACGCCGAATTTGCAGTCGGCGAAGCGGAAGTTGTCATTCCCAATTGGTATAAACAAGGCAACAAAGCAGACGTACTCGTCGTTGATCCTCCACGCAAAGGCTGCGACCAAGCATTGCTAGATACAATTATCAACATGAAACCAGAAAAAGTTGTTTATGTATCATGCAACCCAGCGACCCTAGCACGTGATTTAAGAATATTGGAGGATGGAGGGTATCAAACGGTGGAAGTGCAACCGGTGGATATGTTTCCGATGACGACTCACGTGGAGTGTGTATCGTTGCTACAAAGAAAAACTATATAG
- a CDS encoding DNA methyltransferase, protein MELLQRKLNYREGSLDFKEFKQNGIHGIAKYPAMMVAPMQEKVLNDILKVEKTIKNIFDPFHGSGTTLVVGKELGLETIGVDINPLANLFTDVKLTGVDHLVIKTKNSILEQRLNENYTLHDFSNINKWFREDIIEDLSKIKTAISKEEDYITRRYYWLCFSNIIYKYKNSRKSTFKLHVKKEEDIKVIINNVVEDFILEINERFEDLPNYKSNITHRLITKDVREACSEIKKKSIDIICTSPPYGDNATTVTYGQFSILALLWIDEKDLDIPHPDVLTTFSKIDYLSLGGKRNASLEWDVLSLNQVLNRVSESKQKKINSFFQDYFEALIAIVDTLKKKGILMLTLGNRTVDGEIISLDKITEEFLEQYDFSLITDVKRNIHNKRMPSRVSKLKGRGSVKSMSQETILVFRKEQ, encoded by the coding sequence ATGGAATTATTACAAAGAAAATTAAATTATAGAGAAGGCAGTTTAGATTTTAAAGAATTTAAACAAAATGGCATTCACGGTATAGCTAAATATCCAGCTATGATGGTTGCACCTATGCAAGAGAAAGTATTAAATGATATCTTAAAAGTAGAAAAAACAATAAAGAATATATTTGATCCATTTCACGGCTCAGGAACAACCTTAGTAGTGGGTAAAGAGTTGGGGTTAGAAACAATAGGAGTTGATATAAATCCATTAGCTAATCTATTTACTGATGTGAAGCTCACTGGCGTAGATCATTTAGTTATTAAAACTAAAAATTCTATTCTAGAACAACGTTTAAATGAAAATTACACGTTACATGATTTCAGTAATATTAATAAGTGGTTTAGAGAAGACATTATTGAAGACCTAAGTAAAATTAAAACAGCTATATCTAAAGAAGAAGATTATATAACAAGAAGATATTATTGGCTCTGTTTTTCTAATATTATCTATAAATATAAAAATTCTCGAAAATCAACTTTTAAGCTACATGTGAAGAAAGAAGAAGACATAAAAGTAATTATTAACAATGTAGTGGAAGACTTTATCTTAGAAATTAATGAGAGATTTGAGGATCTTCCAAACTATAAATCTAATATTACTCACAGGTTAATTACAAAAGATGTGAGAGAGGCTTGCTCCGAAATAAAAAAAAAAAGCATAGATATAATTTGTACATCTCCACCTTATGGGGATAATGCTACTACGGTAACATATGGTCAGTTTTCAATACTGGCTTTGTTGTGGATAGATGAAAAAGATTTAGATATTCCACATCCAGACGTATTAACAACATTTTCAAAAATTGATTATTTGAGTTTAGGTGGAAAAAGGAATGCTTCATTAGAATGGGATGTTTTATCATTAAATCAGGTTTTGAATCGTGTGTCTGAGAGTAAACAAAAGAAAATCAATTCTTTTTTTCAAGATTACTTCGAAGCTCTTATTGCAATTGTTGATACATTAAAAAAGAAAGGAATTCTAATGTTGACCTTAGGAAATCGAACGGTTGATGGTGAAATAATTTCATTAGATAAAATTACTGAGGAGTTCTTGGAACAGTATGACTTTAGTTTAATAACAGATGTGAAACGAAACATTCATAATAAGCGTATGCCTTCGAGAGTTTCTAAGTTGAAGGGACGAGGATCTGTAAAGTCTATGTCTCAAGAGACAATTTTAGTTTTTAGAAAGGAGCAATAG